Part of the Deltaproteobacteria bacterium HGW-Deltaproteobacteria-6 genome is shown below.
GCGATCGTTGCCTACCGGCAGCCGATTGTGAAAGCGGAAATCGAAAGCGTTCGGGGTGTTGATGTCAGTGCGCCGCTCAAGGGCCTTCTGGAAAAGAAACTGATCCGCATCGTAGGGCGCAAGGACGTACCGGGAAAACCGATCATCTATGGCACCACGAAGAAATTCCTGGAAGTCTTCAATCTCAAGGAACTGGCGGACCTGCCGACCATGAGGGAACTGACCGAAATTACCGAACAGCAGGGAATGCTTGACCTGGAAACTCTTGAGGAAAACACCGGCGGACAGGAAGCAATTCCTCAGGAATCCGCCGGGGAGGAGATTTCCGAGGTCATTTCCGAGGTCATTTCCGAGGATGACATCGATTCATGAAAGAACGTCTTCAGAAGATTATAGCCGCAGCGGGCATTGATTCGCGACGCCATGCCGAGATACTGATTACATCAGGGCGTGTTAGCGTCAATGGAGAAATTGTAACCGAACTGGGCGTCAAAGCTGATCCCCGAAAAGACGTTATCCGGGTTGACGGCAACACCATTTCCCTGGAAACAACCCGCTGCTACATTGCGCTGCATAAACCGGCGGAATATGTCACAACAATGTCCGATCCGCAGAAAAGACCAACCGTTGCGGACCTGGTCAAAGACGT
Proteins encoded:
- the scpB gene encoding SMC-Scp complex subunit ScpB; this encodes YEERQSGISIQEVAGGFQFRTRPQVAVWVKKLKGTRPGSLSPAALETLAIVAYRQPIVKAEIESVRGVDVSAPLKGLLEKKLIRIVGRKDVPGKPIIYGTTKKFLEVFNLKELADLPTMRELTEITEQQGMLDLETLEENTGGQEAIPQESAGEEISEVISEVISEDDIDS